In Trichocoleus desertorum NBK24, the following are encoded in one genomic region:
- a CDS encoding BamA/TamA family outer membrane protein — protein MRVPTLALCTLAAVAGWDLTHQASAGQAPKAVAPQPTASNFVVPAETTAPTPVEAIAPPETLVAQQFSENTTQVSDSAQYYQQYQPAVVVPTAPVKPATQPAAFPTPSAPKPTGSNAIAPKPQVAATPNRATTPPATNGDLVVTATDVQIVGADAELQQIIQNVIRTRLGGNTSQSQLQDDVSRILSTGLFANARVSSRSNPSGLDVTYQVTPVVVRLLQLTGAKVLTPAIAQELFAAQLGAPASPAALDQAGRNVNEWYKKNSYSLARVIAIEPSQNGVVTLEVAEGTVGKINFLFVNNEGETVDEEGKTIQGRTQESFLRREIQLQPGQAFREDVVRQDLQRLYQLGLFDNAEITLDGDSRQVDVTYNLSERPPRAVNVGAGYSEDSGLYGTVNYQDQNIGGVGQSVGGNVLVGRRDVQFDANFKSPYRASQPDKIGYQVDTFRKRGLSSTFNEDIGLPNGDKVREGKFGGGVTLQRPLGDWQGSVGLNYTRTSIRDSEGNISPVDELGNPLSFSGTGIDDLTTVSFGATRDRRNNPVNPTDGSVLTLSTAQSVPVGQGNILSNRLQANYTQYVPTRIINSSEKEPEVFAFNLQGGTTIGDLPPYNAFNLGGPNTVRGYGQGEVATGRSYVLASAEYRIPILASPVSGVVFADFASDLGSGSTVPGDPGAVRDKPGTGFGYGLGVRVKSPLGIIRADYGINDQGDDRLQFGLGQRF, from the coding sequence ATGCGTGTCCCAACTCTTGCACTTTGTACCCTAGCTGCTGTGGCGGGCTGGGATTTAACTCACCAAGCGAGTGCTGGTCAGGCACCGAAAGCCGTCGCCCCACAGCCTACAGCCAGCAACTTTGTCGTTCCTGCTGAAACTACTGCCCCCACTCCCGTAGAAGCGATCGCCCCTCCAGAAACTCTAGTTGCTCAGCAGTTTTCAGAGAATACGACCCAGGTGAGCGACAGCGCTCAGTATTATCAGCAATATCAACCCGCTGTCGTAGTCCCAACTGCGCCCGTTAAGCCTGCGACTCAGCCTGCCGCCTTCCCCACACCCTCTGCTCCAAAGCCTACAGGTTCTAACGCGATCGCTCCTAAGCCTCAAGTCGCCGCTACGCCCAATCGTGCAACCACACCACCCGCGACCAACGGTGATTTGGTCGTTACTGCCACGGATGTGCAAATCGTAGGAGCCGATGCAGAACTGCAACAAATCATCCAAAATGTGATTCGCACTCGCCTAGGTGGCAACACGAGCCAAAGCCAGTTGCAAGATGATGTGAGCCGCATTTTGAGTACAGGGCTATTTGCCAATGCAAGGGTCAGCAGCCGTAGTAATCCTTCGGGCTTGGATGTCACCTATCAAGTCACGCCAGTGGTGGTGCGATTGCTGCAACTGACTGGGGCCAAAGTACTCACCCCCGCGATCGCCCAAGAATTATTTGCTGCTCAGTTAGGTGCTCCAGCGAGTCCCGCCGCCCTCGACCAAGCGGGACGCAATGTTAACGAGTGGTACAAGAAAAATAGTTACTCCTTAGCCAGAGTCATTGCCATTGAACCTAGCCAGAACGGGGTCGTGACTCTAGAAGTAGCGGAAGGAACGGTTGGTAAAATCAACTTCCTCTTTGTAAATAACGAGGGAGAAACCGTCGATGAAGAAGGCAAAACGATTCAAGGTAGAACTCAAGAATCATTTCTGAGACGAGAAATCCAGTTGCAACCAGGGCAAGCCTTCCGAGAAGACGTGGTGCGGCAAGATTTACAGCGCCTCTACCAACTAGGCTTGTTCGATAATGCCGAAATTACCTTAGATGGTGATTCGCGGCAGGTGGATGTCACTTACAATCTCTCAGAGCGTCCGCCCAGAGCGGTAAACGTGGGAGCTGGCTACAGCGAGGACAGCGGGCTATATGGCACCGTCAACTACCAAGACCAAAACATTGGCGGTGTAGGCCAAAGCGTCGGTGGCAATGTGTTGGTCGGTCGCCGAGATGTGCAGTTTGATGCCAACTTCAAGAGTCCTTACCGTGCCAGCCAACCTGACAAGATTGGTTATCAAGTAGATACCTTCCGCAAACGAGGTCTTTCCTCCACGTTTAACGAAGATATTGGGCTACCCAACGGCGACAAAGTTCGCGAAGGTAAGTTTGGGGGTGGCGTCACGCTCCAAAGACCGTTGGGAGACTGGCAAGGTTCTGTAGGGCTAAACTATACCCGCACCAGCATCCGGGACAGCGAAGGTAATATTTCCCCCGTGGACGAACTTGGCAATCCTCTTTCCTTCAGCGGTACAGGCATTGATGATCTGACGACGGTTTCGTTTGGGGCCACGCGCGATCGCCGCAACAATCCTGTAAACCCAACCGATGGTTCAGTTCTGACTCTCAGCACTGCTCAATCGGTTCCTGTAGGTCAGGGCAATATTCTCTCGAATCGACTACAAGCCAACTACACACAGTATGTCCCCACTCGCATCATCAACTCTAGCGAGAAAGAGCCAGAAGTCTTTGCCTTCAACTTGCAAGGAGGAACCACAATCGGTGATCTGCCTCCCTACAATGCTTTCAACTTGGGTGGCCCGAATACAGTGCGCGGTTACGGACAAGGGGAAGTTGCTACAGGTCGCAGTTACGTTTTAGCCTCAGCGGAGTACCGCATTCCCATCTTGGCATCGCCTGTGAGTGGGGTAGTGTTTGCGGACTTTGCTTCCGATTTAGGCTCTGGCAGTACAGTTCCTGGCGACCCAGGGGCAGTACGAGACAAACCAGGGACAGGATTTGGCTATGGGCTGGGAGTACGAGTGAAGTCGCCTCTGGGCATCATTCGGGCTGATTACG
- a CDS encoding DUF2062 domain-containing protein, with protein sequence MKRWQRGLRYLYLRFVRLQATPEQISRGFALGIFWGMFPLPGLQMAIAVVSAAVLRGSKLAAAAGTWFSNPLTTLPLTAFNFHVGQSVLGREWEDLPTENLRSLDTVLELGGDFFTSYLMGCLIVGLAFGVVSYLVGIPVIDEIQRRNVARRLKRRKARFYKHFQYRDRSQFH encoded by the coding sequence ATGAAGCGATGGCAGCGGGGACTCCGTTATCTCTACCTAAGGTTCGTCCGGTTGCAAGCGACACCTGAGCAGATCTCACGAGGGTTTGCTCTGGGGATTTTTTGGGGGATGTTTCCGCTGCCCGGATTGCAAATGGCGATCGCAGTTGTGAGCGCAGCTGTGCTTCGTGGCAGCAAACTGGCGGCGGCGGCAGGGACTTGGTTTAGCAATCCTTTGACCACTCTACCGTTGACTGCGTTTAACTTTCATGTGGGGCAGTCGGTGCTAGGACGGGAGTGGGAAGACTTGCCAACCGAAAACTTGCGATCGCTCGATACAGTTTTGGAACTGGGTGGCGACTTCTTCACCAGCTACTTGATGGGTTGTTTAATTGTCGGGTTGGCTTTTGGGGTGGTCAGCTATTTGGTGGGTATTCCAGTCATTGATGAGATTCAGCGGCGCAATGTAGCTCGCCGATTAAAGCGGCGCAAGGCCCGTTTTTACAAGCATTTTCAGTATCGCGATCGCTCACAATTTCATTGA